The genomic window GCAGCAGCCTGGTCGTCTCGGGGATATCCATCGTTTTGCTGCAGCACGTCTCCGAGCTCGCCTCACGAAAGGAGGAGGGTGAGATCGGCGGCACCTTCGGCGGTACCTTCCGCTGGCTTACCTTCTTCATGATGCTGGTGATATGCTGTGCCGTGGTGAGCGGCGAGGACGGGATCGCCGTTCTTTTCCAGCGGGGCAAGTTCGACGCAGCCTCCTCGCACCTCACCTGGCAGTGCCTCGTTCTCTACGCCGGGGTCATGTACGGCGGCGTCATCGGCGCCATCACCACTCCCGTCTTCTACGCCTACAAGGACACCATGCTGGTGGTGAAGGTCGGCATCGCCGGGGCGCTCCTGCAACTCGCCTTCTCATTTCTTCTCTCTAGAATCTGGTCGGAGCTTGGGCTACCCCTGGCCTATTCCCTCTCGAGCCTTGCCACCATTTCGGCCTTCCTGGCGATTCTGAACCGCAAGTACGTAGCCCTCCCCTTGCGTGAGATGGGACGATCTCTTCTCACTTCTGGGCTCGCGGCGGCCGTCGCGATGCCGTTTTTGCGCCTTGCGGGAAACGCCTTCCTCCCTCCCCTCGCCCCGCTGGCGAGGCTTGCCATCATGGTTCCCCTCACCTCCCTCGCCTACCTCACCCTGGCGATACTCCTGAAAAATGAAGAGGCCATGCAAACCGCACGGGGAGCCGCCATGATGCGGCAGAGAAAACCCGCGCGCTCCCTCCTCAAATGAAGAATTTCGGCTGCGGGCGATGAACAAAAAAGAGGCCCCGAAGTAAGTTCCGGGGCCTCTTTGGTCTGTGCCGGCGGCTCGCGCCGCCTCAATCGGCTCTCAACCGGTTATCAGGATGCGGAGAGAAGTACCGGGGCGGAGGGGGTCTTGGCGGAGGTAGTCGGTGCCTTGATCACCCCGATGTCGAGCTTCTGGTTCGGCCACGGCATCCATACGCCTTTGCCGCTCTGCCATGTCGCCACCGTGGTGAGGGTGACCTGGTTAGCGCTCGGAACGGAGGCGATCTGGTACCTACCGCTCCCCTCGATCTGGATGGTGTCGCCGGGGCGGAAAACCATGCGCGCGTCGATGTCGGAGACCAACTTGTTCAGCGTGATGGTCGTGCCGGACCCGGAGGCCGAGGTGGTGAAGGGGAACACCCCCTTGTTTAACGCCGGAGAACTCGACTGCAGTTGCAGGTTCGTGGTGTCCCAGGTCGACCCGAGCAAGGTGTAGAGCGGGTCGGAGGACATGCAGGACACCCCATTCCATCCACCGGTTGCACTGACTACGTTGGATGAAGTGTAGTTTGCAGACTTGTCGGTGACCACGTAGCCGCCATATGTGGAGTTGAAAAGGCTGTTGTAGTATTTGACCGAGTAACTTCTGCCGGAGTAGTCGTTCTCCACCTGCACGCTCTTGCCGGTGTCGCCGGAAGAGACGTTGTTAATCAGGTAGATGTTGTAGGTGCCGGAAGCGAGATTGTAATAGGCACCCCACCAGGCGATGCCGTAGCCGAAGTCGTTGCTCGCGGCGCTTGTGTTGTTGATGAAGAAGACCCTGTTACCCCCTTCGTACACCTGGAAGTTGCCGTCCCCCTTCTCGCTCTCGGCGGTATCCCAGGCGGTGTTGTTGATGAAGTAGATGTCGCGGGAGGAGGAGTTGGAATCGAAGTTCTGCTTGTAGTTGCTGTAGCCGATGCAGTCCCTCACCGTCACATTCCAGGAGTCGTCGCGGTACTTGTTGTCACCGTCCTTGGAGACGTCGACCCCCTGCTCGCCGTTGTTGTGCACGATGCAGTTAAGCACCCAGCTGTTGGTGCAGGAGCCCAGGTGGATACCGTCGGAACCTGTGTTGGAATCATACGCGGTGCAGTTGGAGATCACGGCGTTGTTGACGTAAGTTAGGAAGATGTTGGCGGCCCAGTCGTCGTTGATCCCGGTTTTGTGGGCGACGACGCGTTCGATGGTTGCTCCCTGCAAGAAGGTGGTCGGGTAGCTGGGGGAGACGAAGATCACGTTCGCCCATATCGAGTTGTACACCTCCACGTTACGCAGGGTGTTGTAATTGCCGGTGGTCTGGAAACCGTTGTAGCCGGAGTTCTGCACCTTGATACCGTTGGCCCCGCCATCGAAGACGATGTAATCCCTTTTCGAGATGTTGACGAGCCCGGACCAGTTGGGGACGGTAATGCCGGAACCGTCGATTATGCTCTGTCCGGTCCCCCAGGTGGGGTCCCCCTTGATGGTGATCGGGCTGGAGGCTGTGCCGTTATCGTACCAGGTGGAGTCGATCTGGATCATGCCGCCGCCCTGCGAGGTGTGCTTCGTCCCTCCCTTCACAACCAGCACGTCCCCGGCCACCAGGCGTTTCCAGCCGCCGGCGCTCAGAAAGCCGCCGTTGCCGGTGGTTTTGGTCCCGGGAATGTTCTTCCAGCTCGAGGTGGTGGCGAGGCCGTTCGCGGCGTCGCTGCCGTAGTCGAAATCGACGTAGTAAGTGGTTGCCTGGGCCTGCTGCAGGTAGCCGAACAGCATGAAACCGAGCAACATCATGGAAAGTCTCAACGACTTCTTCATCTTTTCTCCTTCTGCCGCAGTTTTCACAGCGGTCAAGTCTAGCGTATTTTCCTTCATCTTACAGGCTGCAGGTTACTGGATGTACATGCTAGCGTTGAGGAGCTTGCCGCCCCACCTTCCCGAGGGTAATGCCGCGGGAAGCCCGCTGCCGTAAGAGTTGGGCGCCTCGTACCCGCCCGTAGTCGACCCGCAGGCGAACCGGTACAACATGCTTGATGCGGCCTGAGCAGCTATGTAGTAGGTCGCCCCTTGGGTAACGTATGCCGCAGGAACGGAC from Geomonas ferrireducens includes these protein-coding regions:
- a CDS encoding right-handed parallel beta-helix repeat-containing protein; translation: MKKSLRLSMMLLGFMLFGYLQQAQATTYYVDFDYGSDAANGLATTSSWKNIPGTKTTGNGGFLSAGGWKRLVAGDVLVVKGGTKHTSQGGGMIQIDSTWYDNGTASSPITIKGDPTWGTGQSIIDGSGITVPNWSGLVNISKRDYIVFDGGANGIKVQNSGYNGFQTTGNYNTLRNVEVYNSIWANVIFVSPSYPTTFLQGATIERVVAHKTGINDDWAANIFLTYVNNAVISNCTAYDSNTGSDGIHLGSCTNSWVLNCIVHNNGEQGVDVSKDGDNKYRDDSWNVTVRDCIGYSNYKQNFDSNSSSRDIYFINNTAWDTAESEKGDGNFQVYEGGNRVFFINNTSAASNDFGYGIAWWGAYYNLASGTYNIYLINNVSSGDTGKSVQVENDYSGRSYSVKYYNSLFNSTYGGYVVTDKSANYTSSNVVSATGGWNGVSCMSSDPLYTLLGSTWDTTNLQLQSSSPALNKGVFPFTTSASGSGTTITLNKLVSDIDARMVFRPGDTIQIEGSGRYQIASVPSANQVTLTTVATWQSGKGVWMPWPNQKLDIGVIKAPTTSAKTPSAPVLLSAS